Part of the Bacillus sp. THAF10 genome is shown below.
TGGGTTTTCGTTTGATTGCGACACAGCAAGGTCCATGTCAAAATCAAGATGCGTATCCGCTGAACGCATTGCGAAGAAGTATCGTACAGCATCAAGCCCTACTTCCTCCATCAAATCACGCATCGTAACAGCCTTCCCGGTACGCTTACTCATTTTCACCTTTTCACCATTTTGGAATAGGTGAACAAGCTGGATGATTTCTACTTCTAAAGCATCTTTTCCATACCCTAACGCTTCAATTGCCGCTTTCATCCGTGGAATATAGCCGTGGTGATCTGCTCCCCAGATATTAATAAGCTTGTCATGACTTCGCTTGATTTTGTCCTGATGATAGGCGATATCTGGTGTTAGGTACGTGAACGAGCCGTCATTTTTGATAAGCACACGGTCTTTGTCGTCTCCGAAGGTAGTGGACCGAAACCACGTTGCTCCCTCTTCCTCGTAGATATGTCCTTGTTCCTTCAAGGTTGCCATCGCATCCTCAATTTTCCCGTTGTTGTATAGGGACGTTTCGGAGTACCATACATCAAAACGAACACGGAACTCTTCTAAATCCTGCTGAAGCTTTTTCATTTCGTATTTTAAGCCGTACTCACGGAAATAGCTGCGGCGATTTTCTTCGGTTTCATGCACAAATTTATCACCGAACTCCTCTGCCAGCGCTTGCCCGATTCCGATGATATCCTTCCCATGGTAGCCATCCTCAGGCATTTCTGCATCCTGTCCTAAAGCCTGTAGGTAACGAGCCTCGACGGAAAGCGCAAGGTTGTTAATTTGGTTTCCGGCATCGTTAATATAATATTCACGCGTAACTTTATAACCGGCTTTGTCTAAAACATTACAAAGGGAATCTCCTACTGCTGCCCCACGCGCATGCCCTAGGTGGAGGTCTCCTGTAGGATTAGCCGATACGAACTCGACATTGATTGTTTCCCCGTTTCCAACGTTAGAGCGGCCATAATCGGACCCCGCTTCTAGAATAGTTGGAATCAGTTGCGTTAAGTAAGAATTGTTCATATAAAAATTAATGAAGCCAGGTCCGGCGATATCAATTTTCTCGATAGAAGCCTTGGATTGGTCGAAGTTTTTCACGAGATCGTCTGCAATCATACGCGGTGCTTTTTTTGCCACACGAGCAAGTTGCATCGCCATGTTGGTGGAA
Proteins encoded:
- the argS gene encoding arginine--tRNA ligase is translated as MNIVEQVQERLKAEIKAAVIKAGLATEEQIPDVLLETPKDKSNGDYSTNMAMQLARVAKKAPRMIADDLVKNFDQSKASIEKIDIAGPGFINFYMNNSYLTQLIPTILEAGSDYGRSNVGNGETINVEFVSANPTGDLHLGHARGAAVGDSLCNVLDKAGYKVTREYYINDAGNQINNLALSVEARYLQALGQDAEMPEDGYHGKDIIGIGQALAEEFGDKFVHETEENRRSYFREYGLKYEMKKLQQDLEEFRVRFDVWYSETSLYNNGKIEDAMATLKEQGHIYEEEGATWFRSTTFGDDKDRVLIKNDGSFTYLTPDIAYHQDKIKRSHDKLINIWGADHHGYIPRMKAAIEALGYGKDALEVEIIQLVHLFQNGEKVKMSKRTGKAVTMRDLMEEVGLDAVRYFFAMRSADTHLDFDMDLAVSQSNENPVFYAQYAHARICSMLRQGEEQGISLEGDFSLEHISAEKEIELLKKLGDYPSAVAEAAQKRIPHRVTNYIFDLASALHSFYNAEKVLDPENIEKSKARLGLMKAVQITLQDALSLIGVSAPEKM